The following DNA comes from Acidimicrobiia bacterium.
CTTTCCGCTGCCACCCGTCACCACCACCGTGCGCACTGCGTCTCTCCTCGATTGGCTGCAATCGACTCTACGACAAGGGGCCGAGCGGTGGGCCCGGCGCTCCCGGGTGGGCGACGCGTAGGATCGATGGGGTGTTGCGTTTCGACCACGTGATAAGGGCGGTTCCTGATCTCGATGCCGCGTCGAACCTGCTTCTGGCTGAGCAGGGGCTGGACTCTGTTGCCGGAGGGCGTCACTCCGGTCACGGCACGGCCAACCGGCTCGTGCCGCTGGGGCACGACTACCTCGAGTTGGTTGCGGTGGTGGATCCTCTCGAAGCGGCGGAGAGTCCGTTCGGACTCTGGGTCGGCGCCCATTCGTCGCCCGGCTCGTTGTCAGGGCTTTGCTTGCGCACGTGGGACATCGAGGCGGAGGGTCGGAGGCTCGATCTCGCCCCGGTGGCGATGTCCAGAACGCGGCCGGATGGTGGCGAGCTGAATTGGCGACTACTCGGCATGGATGTCGGGCTCGAAAAGGGCCTGCCCTTTTTCATCGAGTGGGACGTCGATCCACAGGACCATCCGGGCCGTCTGACGGCATCACATCGCGTCGGACCGAGACGTATCGCCTGGGTGGAGCTGGGCGGTGACGTTCGAAAGATCGAACGATGGCTTGGTCCGAACGATCTCAACCTTCGCATCGTCGATGGACCGCCGGGGGTGCATCGGGTGGGTCTGGCAACTGAATCCGGCGAGTTGATCTTCTGAGGTTTCTCGGCAATGCAGTGGCGCGTAGTGATCCCCAGCATTGCGGAGAAATCCCCCGATGTTTTCTCGGCAATGCAGTGGCGCGTGGTGATCCATAGCATTGCGGAGAAAGTGAGGATGGACGCCGGGCCGCCTACAGTGACGCGATATATGGAGGTGGGTTGTGAAGTGGGCGCGGCGAATCCTGGTTGGTTTGCTGGCGGTGGTCGTGGTGCTGGCGGCGGCCGTGTGGCTCACCACTTTTCATCCCCCGGCGGTCCGCGCGGAAACCGTCACTTGCCCCGAGGGAACTCCTACCCTGCAACCGGGTCAGGATCTCCAAGTGATGTCCTGGAACGTCCAGTACATGGCGGGCAAGGGTTATGTCTTCTGGTACGACCTCTTCGATGAGTCTGGACCCGATGAGCGACCGTCGGCGACCGCAATCACATCCACGTTCGAGGAAGTCGCCCGCGTCATCGCAGACGAGTCACCCGATGTGATCTTGCTTCAGGAAGTCGATGACGGAGCCTCCCGTACTGACCAAGAAGATCAGTTGGCGAGACTGCTTGGAATGCTGCCCGATGACTATGCCTGCTCGGCCAGCGCGTTTTACTGGCAGGCGCGGTTCGTGCCGCATCCCCGGATCATGGGCTCGGCCGGGATGAAACTGTCGACCATCTCTCGGTACCGGATCGACGATGCGACCCGTCATCAGTTGCCGATCATGCCGTCCGACCCACTGACGAAGCAGTTCAACTTCCGGCGAGCGATCCTGGAAGTTCGTCTGCCTGTGGAGGGCGGCCCCGCCCTCGCCCTGCTGAACACCCACCTCGATGCTTTCGCGCAGGGTAGTGACACGATGCAGCAGCAGGTGGCTCTCGCCAAGGGATTGCTCGACGACCTCAGCGCGGCCGGGAACCCGTGGGTGATCGGCGGAGACTTCAACCTGCTTCCGCCCGGTCCTCAGTTCGAGAATCTGCCTCCCGATCAACGGGTCTATTACGAGGCCGACAGCGAATTGACGGTCCTGACCGACGACTATCCGTCGGTGCCGTCGTTGGACGAGGCGAACGGCGTCGACGCCGCCGCCTGGTACACGCACTATCCCAACGACCCGGCGGTGGCAGGCCCGGATCGGACCATCGACTTCCTGTTCTTCGATCCCGCCCTCGGGTTGAAGGACCACGCCGTGCGCGCCGCCGATACGCTGTCGGTCTCGGACCATTTGCCCGTGGTCGCAACCTTCTCGCTTCCGTAGCCTCCTGCTCGGGTACCCGCGAAAGGTCGATTACCGCCGACCAGGCTCAGTCGACAGTTCCGTTGTGCACAGTCACCCGTCAACATGTGTGGGTAACCCTGTGGATGGAAGGCTGGAAACCTGTGGACAGCCTGATGAAATGTCCGAGCAAGAAAGGGGGTTCACAAGAGTGCCGATGTATGTCATAGTGCGGTCTGAATGAGCGATGGAAACGTTTCCATCCTCGCCCCTGATGGAGGACACCCCCAATGCCACCTGCTGAGAAGACGCGTCCTGCGCGTTCGAAAGCTGCCGATGCCCGTGCCAAGCGCGAACGCGACCGCGCCAGCAAGCTGACAGACGAACGCGGCCGGTTGACGACCGACCTCGTCAGTCAGTACCTCACGGCCATCGGTGAGTATGACCTTCTCACCGCCGAGCAAGAGGTTGAACTCGCCCAGAAGATCGAAACGGGTGAGGACGCAACTGCCAAGCTCGAGAACGGTGAGTTCAAAGGCAAGAAGGAAGAACTCGAGCTGCGTCGCAAGTCCAGGAAGGGCAAGGAGGCGAAAGACGCCTTCCTCACTGCCAACCTCCGTCTCGTCGTAGCCAACGCCCGGCGATACGCAAACACATCGGGTATCGACTTCCTCGACCTGATCCAGGAAGGCAACCTCGGCCTTATTCGTGCGGTTGAGAAGTTCGACTGGCGCAAGGGCTTCAAGTTCTCTACGTACGCCACCTGGTGGATTCGCCAGGCGATCACCCGTGCCATCGCAGACAAGTCCAGGACCGTTCGTATCCCTGTGCATCTGCACGACACGCTGGCCGCCGTGCGCGCCGCCCAGGCGAGCCTCAAGGCCGAGTTGGGCCGCGACCCCAAGCCCGAGGAAATCGCTGAAGAGGCAGGCGTCACCGTCGACAAAGTCGAGTTGGCGCTCGGCGTGGCCGACACGGTTTCGCTCGAGCAACCGGTCGGTGAAGACGGCGCCCAACTCGGTGACTTCATCGAGGATGAGGACGCCGCCGACCCGGTGCAGATCACCGAAGAGATGGACGTCGCCAACAGCCTGCGCCGTTCGATCGAGCGGTTGCCGGAACGCGAAGGGCGCATCCTTGCTCTCCGCTACGGCTTCTACGACGGCGTTCCCCGGACCCTCGAAGAGATCGGTGAGGAGTTCAACCTAACGCGCGAGCGGATCCGGCAACTCGAGAAGCTGGCGCTGTGCCGCCTCCGTCACCCGTCATTCGGGATCCGGGAGCAGGATCTCGTCTAATCGCGAGATACCGGTCGCGAGTCGAATAGAGCGGGCCTACGGGCCCGCTCTTCTGCGTGGGTCTCACCCTTGATCGGTCGCCGCATCGCGACCGCCACACGTCGCTAGCCTGAATTGCGAAGGAGGCACATTGTGCGACTGAGAGACCTGCTCTCGACGCCACCCGAGGTGTGCGGAGCCCACATCACGATTGCTCAGGCCGCCAAGGAGATGACATCGGCGGGTGTCGGGTCGATGGGCGTGCTGGACGAGGAGCGCTTCGTCGGCATCGTCACCGAGCGCGACGTGCTCGAGGCCGTTGCCCGCGGCTATGACGTCGACACGGAACCGGTCCGCTGCTGCATGACGTTCAATCCGGATGTCTTCTCGCCCGATACCGAGGTCTTTGCCGCCGCCGAGTACCTGCTCGAGATCGGCTACCGCCATCTCCCGGTGGTCGAGGATGAGCTGATCGGCATTTTGAGCATTCGTGATGTCCTCGCCGGAGTCGTCGATCCGGGTCGGATCATCGATGCCCCATGAACACAACCCGGCGCGCGCCATCTAGGGTGACGGTTAATAGGGAGGTCGTGCTGTGAAACTCCACGGACTCGTTGGTGGTCGCACAGAAGTGTGCGGACCGGAAACAACGTTGCGGGATGCTGCTGATGCCATGCTCGGAGCAGGTGTCGGTTCGATCGCGGTCATCGATGGACCTCGACTAACCGGGATCCTCACCGAGCGCGACCTTCTGCGGGCGGCTGCCGATGGGGTCGATCCGACCGATGAACTGGTGCGGGACTGGATGACCGTGGACCCCGATGTCACTTCGCCGGAGAGCGAAGTCCGCGATGCTGCCAAATGGATGCTCGAGATCGGCTATCGGCATCTCCCGGTGATGGAGGACAACGAGCTCCTCGGCATCGTGTCGATCAAGGACCTGCTCTGGGTGCTTCTGTCTGACAACGACTGACAGCCGAGTAGGTTCCGAACGTCAGGAGGTTCTGAGTTCTAGGTTTTGGGTTTTGCTGCTGCCGGCTGCCCTCCCCTTCGACTTCCGGTGGGCTAGTTCCGGCACAATGAAACGGCACCGGAGCTGTCACCCGATTCATGGGCGCTCATAGAACCCAGAACCTATGACCGAGAACCTCTTTCGACGTGCTACCAGCTACCTGCAACCTGCTACCTGGAACCTTCTTGGCTCATTCCACCGGGATCCAGACCACCGCCACCTCATCGACGCTGATATCTGTCTTTTCGAGTCCGATCTCGACCGTCTCGATTTCCGATGCGATGGCATCCCATTTCTCGGTGATCTCCAGCACATCCGTGGCTAGGTCGTCTTCGATGGCATTGAGTTCGGCGTGCTGGTCGCCCATCTTCTGTTCGGCCGTTCGCAGGCGCTCCTGTGTACTGGAGGTTGATGACCGGCGCCGGGCGGCGCGGCCGAGGCCGCCGGAGCGGCGCCGGCCTCCGAGGAACACCGAGAGCAGGTCGCCCGCTCCCGAGAGCAACTCGCTCTGGCGCTTGCCTTCGACGTCGGTTTCGAGTTCACGCACCCGGCGTTCGGTGGCGACGAGTTGATCTTTGACTCGTTTGATCTTGACCTCGTAGCGGTCCTTGAGTTTGGCGATGTCCGCGTCGGCGGCGTCCTCGGCCGCCGCCCCGCATCGCTCGGAGAACTCATCCGTCGTCTCGCCCACCCTTGAATAGAGCTTCAACCCCGGGTTCTTGAAGATCTCTACGCTCCGATTTCGCAGGAGGTGGTTCTTCAGGTCCGTCGACACGGACGTGAAGTACGAGGCCGAGTCGAGTGGAGCGTCCGGCAGCACGTACGTGGCGTCATCCGTCCGCTCGGAGCGGAGGTCCCGGTCGTCGTAGTCGACTGCTCTGGCAGTGCCGGCATCGAAGCTCTTGCCGAGGGGAAAGAACACTGCTTCCCACTCCTCGTCGTGGTCGATTGCGGCGTATTGGTCGTCGTAGGTGAGATGCACCCGAGCAACGATTCCGGCCTCGTAACGGCGACCCGTGGACGACGCGCCGACCTCGTTTGCCCAGGGAGCGGCGGGATCGAGGTGGTAGACGGAGATCTTCGGTGCGATCTCAGGGATCACGACCGTGGCGTCCTCGCCTACCACGGGTGCAGCCGTTTCGCCTATTGGTGCAGTGGCCGGCGCTTCGTAGGCAGGGGCGTCCTTCATGAGTTCGGCGACCTGGTCTCTGGTCAGAGGCCCGGCCAGGTACGACATTGCCCATCTGGTCGTGAACACGGAGGGGGCCTTGGAGCGCGTGCTGTGGAGCACGAACTCCCGTTTCCCGAGATCGGAGATCAGCCTGTCGAACATCGGGACGTCGACCTCGCCGGAGGCAGACTTCAGAGCTTCAACGATGCGCGCCTTGTCCCGTTCTGTCTGAAGGCGGCCGATCATCCAGGTCCCTGCGTTCGACATCGCCTTGTAGTCGAGGTCCACCGGGTTCTGGGTGGAGAGCAACATCCCGACGCCGAATGCTCTGGCTTGTTTGAGGATGGTCAGGATGGGCTTCTTCGAGGGCGGTTCGGCGGTCGGGGGAGCGAAGCCGAACACTTCGTCCATGTAGATCAGAGCCCGCAGATCCGAGGTCCCAGCTTGCGTGCGCATCCAGGTGACGACCTTCGAGAGCAGCAAGGTGACGACGAATTGGCGCTCGGCATCGGACAGGTGGGCGAGGTAGAGCACCGAGGCTTTCGGGCGCCCGTCCGGTTCATACAGCAGCGTTTGCACATCGAGCGGAGGGCCTTCGAGCCACGAGGCGAACGACGGCGAGGCCACCAGGCCGTTGAGGCGCATGGCGAGCTTCGTACGCTCCTTCTTCGGGAAGAACGTGTCGAGGTCGAAGACGCCCAGCTTGCGAATGGGCGGTTCCTGGACCTGACCGATCAAAGTGGCCAGGTCGAGGCTGCGGCCCTCCCGCCACGCCTTTTCGATGATGTTGGCGAGCAAGATGTGCTCGGGACTGGAGATCGGATCGGCGACGATTCCGGCCAGCACCAGGAGGCTGGAGACGAAGCCCTCGATCTCGTCGCGGCCGGTCTCGGCGTCGGAGTCCCAGTCGATGGCGGGGGCGGCCAGCGAGCCGATGATGTTGAGCGGGATGCCGCTCGTCGATCCCGGGGTATAGATGGTGAACCCGGCGCCGGTGCCGAGGGCGGTCATGCGATCCGGGCCGATGTCCCACGAACCCAGGCCGTTCTTCCAGAGATCGGCGGTCTGGGTCGCCAGTACCTCGGGGGTGACCTCCTTGCGTCTGGCTTCGCCCTCATCGATCCACGGACGGAAGTCCGAGGGTTGAAAGAGCGGGAAGTTGAGCAACAGGTTCCCCATGTCGCCCTTCGGGTCGATGATCAACGCCGGGATACCCGAAAGCAGCGCCTCCTCGAGTGCCACGATGCCCAGGCCGGTCTTGCCGGACCCGGTCATGCCGACGATGACCCCGTGGGTCGTCAATTGGTGTGCCTCGTAGAGGACCTGCCCGTCATCGCGCTCACCCGTTTCGGGATCGAGCGTCCCTCCCAGGAACAGTTCTCCTCTGGCGACCTCAACCACACCGGCTCCTCACTTGGTTCCGGGTGATTGTATCCGGACGCGAAGAGGCGGCCCGGGTGGGCCGCCTCGACGCCGTTCAGCGCGGGAGGGTTACGGGGCAACGACCGTGGTCTGGGAGGTGTCTGACAGTTCTCCGTCTGAAACGACGAGGGTGACCTCGTACGTGTCCGCCGGTGGGGCGTTGATGTACCAGAACGCTTCGCTGGAGCTGTATGTGTTCGATGTCCCCACCACGGTCCAGGCGAATGTGAGTGGATCGCCTTCATCGTCGAAGGAGTCGGTCCCATCAAGAACCATGTCACATGAGAAAGCTCCACAGTCAATGGGTGCGATCACCGCGACGGGTGGAGTGTTGACGGGTGGGAGCGAATCGCGTTCCAGACAAGCACCCACTATGTCGCCATGGTTGGCATGCCCCTTCAGTGCCTTCTCGGCGATCACGATTTCGTGCGGATCTCCGCCGCCGTCCGGGAAATGACACACCTGCACCTTGTTAGTGCCTCCGGCTGCCGCCCCGGCGATGAGCGGCAGTGCTACCAATCCCGAGATGATCATTCCTACAACTGCGATTCGTCGCATCGTGAGCTCCCTCTACCAGCCAGCAAGGTGTTACTTCTACTGACGTTTCGGGATCTGGAGAAAAACCTTTAGCGCGCCCGGCGATCAGCCGATATGGGCCGCCTTCAGCGCCTCTTCGAGGCGGTTGAGGTCGTCGGCGTTGTTGTAGAAATGCGGTCCAACCCGCACGCCGGCGCCGGGTCGACCGTCGACGATCACCCCGCGCTCGATCAGTCGGGCGACTACTCGCTGCTCGTCATCGACTCCCAGAGTGACCGTCCCGCCGCGCAGATCCGGATCGCGCGGGGTCCGGATGGGGATGTCGAGGCGGTCGGCCATGTCGATCACCTGCTGGGTCATGATCAGCGACGAGGCCCTGATCGCCTCCATCCCGACCTCCCGCACGATCCGGTAACCGGCGCGCGCCGCGTACCAGGCGGGGACGTTCGGCGTTCCAGATAGGAAGCGCCAGATACCCTCGGCATAGGTGATACCGCCCGGGTGGAAGGCGAACGGGTCGGCGTCCGCCTGCCAGCCGACCAGGCCGGGCCGCAGCACCGCATGGAGATCCGGCCGCACATACAGCCATCCTGCACCCGGCCCTCCGCACAACCACTTCACCGATCCCCCCACCGCGAAGTCGACGTTGAGGTCGGTCAGGGAGAAGGGGAGGGTCCCGGCCGACTGGTAGCAATCCAGGACCACCATCGCTCCCATCTCATGGGCGCGTTCGGTGATGGCCGCGATGTCCTGCACGTAGGCGCTCTTGAAGAGGACGTGGCTGAGTGCGACGACTGCGGTGCGGTCGTCGATGGCATCCAGGAACGTCTCGGTGGGAACCGTGATCCCATCCCAACTTCTCACTTGTTTGATCTCCGCACCGGGGACGTTGTGCCAGAGGTACATGACCGAGGGGAAGTTCAGCTCGGAGAAGACGACACGGTTGCGGGACTCGTGGAGACGGAAGCAGGAGGCGACGACCGCCTCGGCCACCGTCACGTTTTGCATCATGGCAATCGATCCGGCCGGAGCTCCGACGATCGGAGCGATCTCGTCGCCGATCGTAACCGAGGTCTCCCACCACCCCTCACTCCACGCCTGCACGCCTCTGGTCGCCCACTCGAGGGCGTAGCGCGCCAGTTCTTCGGAGGCATCATCCGGCATGGCACCCAGCGAATGGCTCACGAGGTAGGCATAGTCATCGAGAATCGGGAAACGGTCGCGGAGCATGGCCATGGCGTGATTGTACGGCGATCGATTCCTACCGGTCGATCGGCGCCTGCCGGCCCTACGCGAAAGGCGCGATGTACCGCGCGGTCGGAAAGCTGCCGTCAACGACATCGATCGCCCAGATGGAGCCTTTGGCGGATTGGAGGTCGTGTTCGAGCGTTGTACCGCCTGCACGCAGGCGCTCGAGAATGGCCGGGACGATGTCGCCGTGTGTACACAGGGCCGACGGTGTATTCCCGATCTTGCTCAGGAGCTTCTCGAGTTGTTTCGTTCCTGCCCCTTCGAGAAGGGCGCGATGCCTCTCGATAGTGATGTTGAGCAGTTTGGAGGCCGGCTCGAGGGTCTGCCGGCAGCGGGTATAGCTACTGGTGAGCAGACGCGACACCTGGGTATCGGCCAGAAACGTGCCGATCTCCTGCGCTTGTTCCCACCCCAGGTTGCTCAGCGGGCGCTTCATATCATCGCCCTTCCAATCCTTGCGCCGTCCTGCGGTAGCGTGCCGGATGAGGTAGATCCGCCCGGTCAGCTGCCACCAGTTGTCCTGAAGCGAGGCGATCAGATCGCGGTCGTGTTCGTAGGTGAGGATTCGACCCGCCGCCGCCGGATTCGCCCACACGATCTCATCGACCTCGTTGTTGGGAGCGAAGCCCCCATCGATCGCCTGCATCGACCAGTAGTGCACCCGTTTGGTGCTCCCGTTGCTGAGCCCGTATCGCATCGTGCCGATCGGGACTCCGGGTCGGCAG
Coding sequences within:
- a CDS encoding CBS domain-containing protein; translated protein: MKLHGLVGGRTEVCGPETTLRDAADAMLGAGVGSIAVIDGPRLTGILTERDLLRAAADGVDPTDELVRDWMTVDPDVTSPESEVRDAAKWMLEIGYRHLPVMEDNELLGIVSIKDLLWVLLSDND
- a CDS encoding ATP-binding protein, coding for MVEVARGELFLGGTLDPETGERDDGQVLYEAHQLTTHGVIVGMTGSGKTGLGIVALEEALLSGIPALIIDPKGDMGNLLLNFPLFQPSDFRPWIDEGEARRKEVTPEVLATQTADLWKNGLGSWDIGPDRMTALGTGAGFTIYTPGSTSGIPLNIIGSLAAPAIDWDSDAETGRDEIEGFVSSLLVLAGIVADPISSPEHILLANIIEKAWREGRSLDLATLIGQVQEPPIRKLGVFDLDTFFPKKERTKLAMRLNGLVASPSFASWLEGPPLDVQTLLYEPDGRPKASVLYLAHLSDAERQFVVTLLLSKVVTWMRTQAGTSDLRALIYMDEVFGFAPPTAEPPSKKPILTILKQARAFGVGMLLSTQNPVDLDYKAMSNAGTWMIGRLQTERDKARIVEALKSASGEVDVPMFDRLISDLGKREFVLHSTRSKAPSVFTTRWAMSYLAGPLTRDQVAELMKDAPAYEAPATAPIGETAAPVVGEDATVVIPEIAPKISVYHLDPAAPWANEVGASSTGRRYEAGIVARVHLTYDDQYAAIDHDEEWEAVFFPLGKSFDAGTARAVDYDDRDLRSERTDDATYVLPDAPLDSASYFTSVSTDLKNHLLRNRSVEIFKNPGLKLYSRVGETTDEFSERCGAAAEDAADADIAKLKDRYEVKIKRVKDQLVATERRVRELETDVEGKRQSELLSGAGDLLSVFLGGRRRSGGLGRAARRRSSTSSTQERLRTAEQKMGDQHAELNAIEDDLATDVLEITEKWDAIASEIETVEIGLEKTDISVDEVAVVWIPVE
- a CDS encoding endonuclease/exonuclease/phosphatase family protein gives rise to the protein MKWARRILVGLLAVVVVLAAAVWLTTFHPPAVRAETVTCPEGTPTLQPGQDLQVMSWNVQYMAGKGYVFWYDLFDESGPDERPSATAITSTFEEVARVIADESPDVILLQEVDDGASRTDQEDQLARLLGMLPDDYACSASAFYWQARFVPHPRIMGSAGMKLSTISRYRIDDATRHQLPIMPSDPLTKQFNFRRAILEVRLPVEGGPALALLNTHLDAFAQGSDTMQQQVALAKGLLDDLSAAGNPWVIGGDFNLLPPGPQFENLPPDQRVYYEADSELTVLTDDYPSVPSLDEANGVDAAAWYTHYPNDPAVAGPDRTIDFLFFDPALGLKDHAVRAADTLSVSDHLPVVATFSLP
- a CDS encoding sigma-70 family RNA polymerase sigma factor codes for the protein MPPAEKTRPARSKAADARAKRERDRASKLTDERGRLTTDLVSQYLTAIGEYDLLTAEQEVELAQKIETGEDATAKLENGEFKGKKEELELRRKSRKGKEAKDAFLTANLRLVVANARRYANTSGIDFLDLIQEGNLGLIRAVEKFDWRKGFKFSTYATWWIRQAITRAIADKSRTVRIPVHLHDTLAAVRAAQASLKAELGRDPKPEEIAEEAGVTVDKVELALGVADTVSLEQPVGEDGAQLGDFIEDEDAADPVQITEEMDVANSLRRSIERLPEREGRILALRYGFYDGVPRTLEEIGEEFNLTRERIRQLEKLALCRLRHPSFGIREQDLV
- a CDS encoding NUDIX hydrolase, whose amino-acid sequence is MAEILASGGVVWRFAGDDLEILLIHRDRYGDWTLPKGKLDPGESDLEAALREVREETGMVCRPGVPIGTMRYGLSNGSTKRVHYWSMQAIDGGFAPNNEVDEIVWANPAAAGRILTYEHDRDLIASLQDNWWQLTGRIYLIRHATAGRRKDWKGDDMKRPLSNLGWEQAQEIGTFLADTQVSRLLTSSYTRCRQTLEPASKLLNITIERHRALLEGAGTKQLEKLLSKIGNTPSALCTHGDIVPAILERLRAGGTTLEHDLQSAKGSIWAIDVVDGSFPTARYIAPFA
- a CDS encoding aminotransferase class V-fold PLP-dependent enzyme; the protein is MAMLRDRFPILDDYAYLVSHSLGAMPDDASEELARYALEWATRGVQAWSEGWWETSVTIGDEIAPIVGAPAGSIAMMQNVTVAEAVVASCFRLHESRNRVVFSELNFPSVMYLWHNVPGAEIKQVRSWDGITVPTETFLDAIDDRTAVVALSHVLFKSAYVQDIAAITERAHEMGAMVVLDCYQSAGTLPFSLTDLNVDFAVGGSVKWLCGGPGAGWLYVRPDLHAVLRPGLVGWQADADPFAFHPGGITYAEGIWRFLSGTPNVPAWYAARAGYRIVREVGMEAIRASSLIMTQQVIDMADRLDIPIRTPRDPDLRGGTVTLGVDDEQRVVARLIERGVIVDGRPGAGVRVGPHFYNNADDLNRLEEALKAAHIG
- a CDS encoding CBS domain-containing protein yields the protein MRLRDLLSTPPEVCGAHITIAQAAKEMTSAGVGSMGVLDEERFVGIVTERDVLEAVARGYDVDTEPVRCCMTFNPDVFSPDTEVFAAAEYLLEIGYRHLPVVEDELIGILSIRDVLAGVVDPGRIIDAP
- a CDS encoding VOC family protein, whose amino-acid sequence is MLRFDHVIRAVPDLDAASNLLLAEQGLDSVAGGRHSGHGTANRLVPLGHDYLELVAVVDPLEAAESPFGLWVGAHSSPGSLSGLCLRTWDIEAEGRRLDLAPVAMSRTRPDGGELNWRLLGMDVGLEKGLPFFIEWDVDPQDHPGRLTASHRVGPRRIAWVELGGDVRKIERWLGPNDLNLRIVDGPPGVHRVGLATESGELIF